One Mycolicibacterium parafortuitum DNA segment encodes these proteins:
- a CDS encoding PadR family transcriptional regulator has protein sequence MTFFPPPQHPFQPGGFGFGPADRRALHEQRRQARREFRDHVREHRGDAGFAGFGPDFGGPGGRSFGPGFGPGFGFGPGGRRGGPRGGGRGRRGDVRAAILKLLTERPMHGYEMIQEIHERSQQLWKPSPGSVYPTLQLLVDEGLLVSTESDGSKKLFELTDQGRAAAGEIATAPWDEITEGADPTAVGLRNAAGQLMGAVAQSAHAASAEQQQRILDVVNNARREIYSILGEE, from the coding sequence ATGACGTTCTTCCCTCCCCCGCAGCACCCTTTCCAGCCCGGCGGCTTCGGCTTCGGCCCCGCCGACCGGCGCGCCCTGCACGAACAGCGCCGCCAGGCCCGCCGCGAGTTCCGTGATCACGTCCGCGAACACCGTGGCGACGCCGGATTCGCGGGCTTCGGTCCCGACTTCGGCGGCCCCGGCGGCCGAAGCTTCGGCCCCGGGTTCGGCCCCGGATTCGGGTTCGGCCCGGGCGGCCGGCGAGGCGGTCCCCGCGGCGGCGGTCGCGGCAGGCGCGGCGACGTGCGGGCCGCGATCCTGAAGCTGCTGACCGAGCGGCCGATGCACGGCTACGAGATGATCCAGGAGATCCACGAACGCAGCCAGCAGCTGTGGAAGCCCAGCCCCGGCTCGGTGTACCCGACCCTGCAACTGCTCGTCGACGAAGGCCTGCTCGTCTCGACCGAATCCGACGGCAGCAAGAAGCTCTTCGAGCTGACCGACCAGGGCCGCGCCGCTGCCGGCGAGATCGCCACCGCGCCGTGGGACGAGATCACCGAGGGCGCCGATCCCACCGCGGTCGGGCTGCGCAACGCGGCCGGCCAGCTGATGGGCGCGGTCGCCCAGTCCGCACATGCGGCCTCGGCTGAGCAGCAGCAACGCATCCTCGATGTGGTCAACAACGCCCGACGCGAGATTTACAGCATCCTCGGAGAGGAGTAG
- a CDS encoding PadR family transcriptional regulator, which translates to MSLRMAALGLLARRPASGYDLLKKFEVSMANVWPATQSQLYSELNKLAAEGLIEVTAVGARGRKEYGITAAGRDALRDWVLDFQHDPPLRSAALLRVFLLGEVTPEQAGDYLRSVAARAESALARYEDLCDTVPWNDTSDTDFYGRAALEYGLREAAMTAEWARWVAARIEKRSQ; encoded by the coding sequence ATGAGCCTTCGGATGGCTGCGCTCGGACTGCTGGCCCGGCGTCCCGCCAGCGGCTACGACCTGTTGAAGAAGTTCGAGGTGTCGATGGCCAATGTGTGGCCGGCGACGCAGAGCCAGTTGTACTCGGAGCTCAACAAGCTCGCCGCCGAAGGCCTGATCGAGGTCACCGCCGTCGGGGCGCGCGGGCGCAAGGAGTACGGCATCACCGCCGCCGGCCGCGACGCACTGCGGGACTGGGTGCTGGATTTCCAGCACGATCCGCCCCTGCGCAGCGCAGCCCTGCTGCGGGTGTTCCTGCTCGGCGAGGTCACGCCCGAGCAGGCCGGCGACTACCTCAGGTCGGTCGCCGCGCGCGCGGAATCCGCGCTTGCCCGCTACGAGGACCTGTGCGACACGGTGCCCTGGAACGACACCAGCGACACCGACTTCTACGGCCGGGCGGCGTTGGAATACGGACTCCGAGAGGCGGCGATGACGGCCGAGTGGGCACGCTGGGTGGCTGCCCGGATCGAAAAGCGGTCGCAATAG